A stretch of DNA from Candidatus Cloacimonadota bacterium:
AATGAGATCAAAGCGCTCAAAATTCCAATGGGGGCTCCTGGATTTAAGCATGAAGCATATATTGCCAAGCATAATGGAGTGTTACTATCTTCAAACTATGCTCTTTATGGCGATATGAGTGCTAGGGTGATGGATGTTTTTTCTATGTTTTCTCCGTCTGTGGAGATATATTCAATTGATGAGGCGTTTTTGGATCTCACTGGTATGAGAGAAAATGATTGGGAAGCTTGGGGCAGAAATCTTAAGCATACTGTTTTTCGCCGCACTGGCATTCCAGTGTCGGTAGGAATTGGTTCCAGCAAAACGCTGGCTAAGGTTGCTAATCATCATGCCAAAAAGATTCCGGCGTTTAAAGGTGCACTGTCAATACTGGATAATCATCGTTGTGAAGAGGCTTTACGCAGGATGCCGGTGGGGAAGATATGGGGAATAGGCAGACAATATGATAAGTTCTTGCGCCAAAACAAGATTGATACCGCTTTGCAATTGCGAGACGCAGAAGAGAAATTTATAAATCACTATTTGACCACAGTGGGACATAAGACTGTATTGGAATTGAGAGGCTTTTCCTGTATTGATTTGGATGAAGCCCCTTCTTCAAAAAAGAGCATTGTAAGCTCTCGTTCTTTCGGCAGACAAGTAGATAGGATGGACGAGCTCGAAGAAGCGATTTCTACCTATGTAAGCAGAAGTGCAGAAAAATTGCGCCAACAACACTCTGTGGCGGGTCATCTGATGGTTTTCCTTTCCACAAACCGATTTAAGGAAGGACCCCAATACAACAACTCTCTTTCCACAACTTTATTTCCTCCCACCGCCTATACTCCGTTAATGATCCGTGAAGCGCTAAAACTTCTTTCTGAGCTGTACTTACCTGGTTTCGAATACAAAAAAGCGGGAGTGATGTTGGCAGATATAATCCATGAACGCGATGTTCCACTTAGTTTTATGGAAGAAAACTACTTGGATGATAACAGGGTAAAACTCATGCGGGCAGTAGATAAGCTGAATGCACGGCTTGGGCGAGATACAGTATGCTATGCCAGCAACGGCATTAAAAAAGAATGGCAAATGAAGCGAGCTCGCTTGAGTCCACGCTATACTACCAATTGGAAAGACCTGCCCAGGGTAAAGTAATGAAATATACAATCGATAAAGACCTGAGTGTTTCCATCAAGATTCTACGCAGCGAATTTATTGCCTTCCTCTATAGAGTGGAAGATCTCAAGCAGGCACAGCAGTTATTGCATGAACACCAAGCTCGATATCAGAATGCAACACATAACTGTTATGCCTATGTACTGGGTTACAATGGGGAAATTCAATACTATTCGGATGCTGGAGAACCTGGGGGCACTGCCGGAAAGCCTATTTTAAACAGCCTCTTACGAAACGAGCTTTCAGGAGTGTTGGCGGTAGTCACGCGCTATTTTGGCGGTATTAAGTTGGGGGTTAAAGGACTTATCGAAGCCTACTCGCAAGTTACATCCGAAGCAATTGCCTCTGCTGGATTGGTAGAATATCAAAAATATCTGCGTTTAAGGCTAAAAACATCTTACTCATATTTGGAGGGAATCCGCCATCAACTGGAAAAATATCATGCGGAAGAATTAGAAGTTCAGTATGCTGAAAAAGTACAGCTTAAAATAAAGATCCCAGAAGAAGAGTACCAAGAGTTGATGGAATTTTTGGATGGCTATAAGGCACTGAATAAATTAGTTTATTTCTTGGAGGAATAAATGAGAAGATTATTTTTGTTTTGCACTATTCTGATCCTTGTTTCGTTTGGATATTCGCAAACTCGCTTGATAAACACCAAAAACTTGGAGTATCTTGATGTAGAGCAATTGGTTGCAAACTTAGCAGAGTACGATGTGTTATTCTTTGGAGAATGGCACGGAAATAAAGAACTTCACAAGATGCAAAAAGAACTGAGCTCAGCCTTGCTAAAATCCAACCGCAAAGTGGTGTTCTCTTTTGAGATGTGGGAACGCGATACACAAGAGCTTTTGAATATGTATGTTGCGGGTAAGCTGGATGAGAAGAGCTTTCTCAACGAGAGTAGAGCTTGGGAAAACTTTGAAGATTATAAACCTATGCTAATTATGGCACAAGATAATAATCTCAAGGCTATTGCAGCGAATATTCCTCGCTCTTATGCTTCCAGGATTGCACGCGAAGGATGGGAGTTTGTGGATGAATTGCCTCCATCCCAAAGAAGATACATTGCGCAAAGCTTTAGCGCTCCTGAAGATGATTACAGAAACAACTTCTATAGCTTGATGCAAAATATGAGCGGACATGAAATAACAGAAGAGTCTCTAGAGAGATTCTATAAAGCGCAATGCATTAAAGACGATACTATGGCAGAAAGTATTGCGGCAGCTATCCGCAACAATCCTCAACACAAATTAGTGCACTTCAACGGCGATTTCCATTCTCGTTCTTATCTGGGTACTGTTTCCAGATTGCAGAAGTTGATGCCCGAGCTCAAGATTGCCGTTCTTAGCCCAGAATCCGTTGAGGACATTACCAAGCCAGATCTATCGGAAGATATTGATAGTGTGGCAAATTTCATCCTCTTAATCCAAAATGAAAAGAATAAGGAGAATAAATGATTCGCAAGGCTATGCATGCAGGAACATTCTATCCCCGCTTTGGTAATCAAATTCATGATCAGATAAGTAAATGGATCCAAGAAAGCGTTCCCTCACCATCCAATGAACGCTGTTTAGGACTGGTTGTGCCACATGCAGGATACATTTATTCGGGCGCATGTGCGGCTTTAGGTTTTGCTAGCGCAGCCAACGAAAGGTTCGATAGCATTATTGTAATCCATCCCTCACATCGAGGTATCCATTTCGATTTTTCGGTATCTCCATTCACAGAATACGAAAGCCCCTTAGGAAATCTGCCCTTAGATGGAGAATTATACAAGCAGCTAAGTGTTTCCGGAACTCCCAATGTGCATCTTGATTATCACCAATTAGAGCACTCTTTAGAAATCCAATTACCCCTTATAAAATACTTCTTTCCCCAAAGCAGCATCTGCCCGATTATGATTGGCAACCAAGTACCTCCTGTAGCAGAACGCTTGGCAGAGTTACTGTACGACCTTATCTATAAATCCAGCAAGCGTATTTTGATAGTGGTTTCTACAGATCTCTCCCACTACCATGCAGCCAGCAAGGCAGAAGAGATGGATATGAGGCTGGTTAATTTGGTGAAAAGCTTGGACCCGGAGGGGCTTTGGGATAAAGCACAAACCGGAAAACTTGAAGCTTGTGGCATCGGAGGAGTTATGACCCTGCTACAATTTGCACATAACTACAGTTTAGCAAAGGCAAGAATAATCAGTTATACCCATTCCGGCAAGGTTTCGGGGATGAATAATCAGGTGGTAGGCTATCTGGCAGCAAGAGTATTCGTTTAGGAGATAAATATGTTTAGCGCAAAGCAACGCAAAGATTTGTTGGATTTTGCTGCCGCGGTAATTAAAAATCGTTTGGATGGCAGCCAATATAACATACCCCAGGATGATGTATTTCAAGTGCGACGAGGTATCTTTGTAAGCTTACATAAGCATGGTGAGCTGAGGGGATGCATCGGTTACATTCAACCCTATAAAAACATTGTGGATTCGGTGCGGGAGATGGCACTGGCGGCAGCATTCAGAGATCCGCGCTTTCGCCCACTTACGCTAAAGGAGTTTGGCGATATTCAGATAGAGATATCCATCCTTACAGAACTCGAGCCCATAACAGATGTAGAAAGAATAGAAATTGGGGCTGACGGTTTGTATCTGGAGCATCCCGATGGCAGTGGTTTGCTCCTGCCTCAAGTAGCTGTAGAATGGAATTGGGATCGGCTTGAGTTTCTCACGCATCTGTGTAGGAAAGCGGGATTGGCTGATGGGGCTTATAAAGATTCTCAAGCCCAACTGTATCGCTTTGGAGCGGAAATCTTTGCTAATGCTAATGTGCTTGATTAAGCAGTTCTAAACAATCAATCAGGCAGATTCGAGAGCAGAAATGTCACAGTATCAGAATGCAAGGAATTTCTGCAAGTGAGGATTGGTAAAACGGAAGAGCCTCCATTGCCCACAGTGACGAAGCTTTTTGGCAATTACCCTAACCCCTTCAATCCTGAAACTACGATTAGCTTTGACCTAGCAGAACAATGCCCTGTGACAATCGAGGTGTTCAACATCAAGGGGCAAAAGGTAAGAACTCTTGTGAGAGATAGCTATG
This window harbors:
- a CDS encoding Y-family DNA polymerase: MDSTGLSDKRIIALVDCNNFYVSCERVFNPKLQKVPVAILSNNDGCIVSRSNEIKALKIPMGAPGFKHEAYIAKHNGVLLSSNYALYGDMSARVMDVFSMFSPSVEIYSIDEAFLDLTGMRENDWEAWGRNLKHTVFRRTGIPVSVGIGSSKTLAKVANHHAKKIPAFKGALSILDNHRCEEALRRMPVGKIWGIGRQYDKFLRQNKIDTALQLRDAEEKFINHYLTTVGHKTVLELRGFSCIDLDEAPSSKKSIVSSRSFGRQVDRMDELEEAISTYVSRSAEKLRQQHSVAGHLMVFLSTNRFKEGPQYNNSLSTTLFPPTAYTPLMIREALKLLSELYLPGFEYKKAGVMLADIIHERDVPLSFMEENYLDDNRVKLMRAVDKLNARLGRDTVCYASNGIKKEWQMKRARLSPRYTTNWKDLPRVK
- a CDS encoding YigZ family protein, translated to MKYTIDKDLSVSIKILRSEFIAFLYRVEDLKQAQQLLHEHQARYQNATHNCYAYVLGYNGEIQYYSDAGEPGGTAGKPILNSLLRNELSGVLAVVTRYFGGIKLGVKGLIEAYSQVTSEAIASAGLVEYQKYLRLRLKTSYSYLEGIRHQLEKYHAEELEVQYAEKVQLKIKIPEEEYQELMEFLDGYKALNKLVYFLEE
- a CDS encoding ChaN family lipoprotein codes for the protein MRRLFLFCTILILVSFGYSQTRLINTKNLEYLDVEQLVANLAEYDVLFFGEWHGNKELHKMQKELSSALLKSNRKVVFSFEMWERDTQELLNMYVAGKLDEKSFLNESRAWENFEDYKPMLIMAQDNNLKAIAANIPRSYASRIAREGWEFVDELPPSQRRYIAQSFSAPEDDYRNNFYSLMQNMSGHEITEESLERFYKAQCIKDDTMAESIAAAIRNNPQHKLVHFNGDFHSRSYLGTVSRLQKLMPELKIAVLSPESVEDITKPDLSEDIDSVANFILLIQNEKNKENK
- the amrB gene encoding AmmeMemoRadiSam system protein B, with protein sequence MIRKAMHAGTFYPRFGNQIHDQISKWIQESVPSPSNERCLGLVVPHAGYIYSGACAALGFASAANERFDSIIVIHPSHRGIHFDFSVSPFTEYESPLGNLPLDGELYKQLSVSGTPNVHLDYHQLEHSLEIQLPLIKYFFPQSSICPIMIGNQVPPVAERLAELLYDLIYKSSKRILIVVSTDLSHYHAASKAEEMDMRLVNLVKSLDPEGLWDKAQTGKLEACGIGGVMTLLQFAHNYSLAKARIISYTHSGKVSGMNNQVVGYLAARVFV
- the amrA gene encoding AmmeMemoRadiSam system protein A; this translates as MFSAKQRKDLLDFAAAVIKNRLDGSQYNIPQDDVFQVRRGIFVSLHKHGELRGCIGYIQPYKNIVDSVREMALAAAFRDPRFRPLTLKEFGDIQIEISILTELEPITDVERIEIGADGLYLEHPDGSGLLLPQVAVEWNWDRLEFLTHLCRKAGLADGAYKDSQAQLYRFGAEIFANANVLD
- a CDS encoding T9SS type A sorting domain-containing protein; protein product: MRIGKTEEPPLPTVTKLFGNYPNPFNPETTISFDLAEQCPVTIEVFNIKGQKVRTLVRDSYAPGHHSVVWNGTDSNGKPVSSGVYFYKMSTPNQVSTQKMLLLK